A single genomic interval of Trichosurus vulpecula isolate mTriVul1 chromosome 6, mTriVul1.pri, whole genome shotgun sequence harbors:
- the COMMD9 gene encoding COMM domain-containing protein 9, producing the protein MAAEAPVDFAALQSLLKASSKDVVRQLCQESFSTSALGSKKLLDITCSSLSVTQEEADQLIRALHRLTRLVAYQDLTAGEEILALFPENFHQNLKNLLTKIIMEHVPAWRKEAQANQISLPRLVDLDWRVDVKMASDSITRMAVPTCLLQMKIQEDASLCGDKPAISAVTMELSKETLDTMLDGLGRIRDQLSAVANK; encoded by the exons ATGGCTGCGGAAGCTCCGGTGGATTTCGCGGCCCTGCAGAGCTTGCTGAAG gcCTCCTCGAAAGATGTCGTCAGACAGCTGTGCCAAGAGAGCTTTTCCACTTCAGCCCTTGGCTCAAAGAAACTGCTGGACATCACTTGTTCCAGCTTGTCCGTGACCCAGGAGGAAGCCGATCAA CTGATCCGTGCCCTGCACCGCCTCACCAGGCTGGTGGCCTACCAGGACCTGACTGCTGGTGAGGAGATTCTTGCTCTGTTCCCTGAAAACTTCCACCAAAACCTCAAAAACCTGTTGACAAAAATCATCATGGAACACGT GCCTGCATGGAGAAAGGAGGCCCAAGCCAATCAAA TCTCCTTGCCTCGACTGGTTGACTTGGACTGGAGAGTAGATGTCAAGATGGCCTCAGACAGCATCACCCGAATGGCCGTGCCCACCTGCCTGCTCCAGATGAAG ATCCAGGAGGATGCCAGCCTGTGTGGGGACAAGCCCGCGATCTCAGCTGTCACCATGGAGCTGAGCAAAGAAACTTTGGACACCATGTTAGATGGCTTGGGCCGGATCCGGGACCAGCTCTCAGCTGTGGCCAATAAGTGA